A region of the Leucobacter komagatae genome:
GTGCCATCGATCCCCGCGAGCCCCCGGTTCGCGTGCACGGCGAGCTTCCGCGCAGGGGCGAGCCCGTCGAGTACGCGCACGAGCCGGGAGGCGGCAATGACGAGGCGGTCGTGCGGCCACGTCGCCCGCCACACGCTCTCCACGAGTAGCTCTCGGGTGACGTTTTCCTTCTTCACCGCGACCTCGGCGCGCGCGTACGCGTTGCGCTCCTTGTAGCCCGTCTCGCGGGCGGCCTCGAGGTCGGGCTCGTGCACCGTGCTTCGGGCCTGCTGCAGGGCCCGATCCGCGGTCACCCAGGCTCCGAGCCACCGCCGGTGCGCGCGCGGGTCGTGGCCCGGGCCAACGGTCGCAGCGCGCACAACGCGCGCGCTCGCGGTGGGGTCGTAGTGGTCGCCTGCGTGAGGATCCACAACGATAACCTCGACGTCCTCGCGCTTCAGTAGCGCCGGGATCTGGCGGGTGAGCGTGGGGTGGCCGAACACGACGGCGCGTTCCACGAGCCCGCCGACCTCGGCATCGTCAATGAGCGTCGCGTAGGAGGCGATCGCCTCGCGACCGTAGCGAGAGCCGCTCACAACCTCGGCGAGGAGGGGGAGGCCCGCGTCGCGCGCGAACGCCTCGGCCTCGTCGCCCGCACCGGCGCCGGCGACGACAACCGTGAGCGCGTCGTCGCCGTGGACGTAGCCCGCCGCAGGCTCAGTGGCCGAAAGCTCCGGGGCCGAAAGCTCAGCGGCCTCCAGCGCCGATCGCGTGCGCTCATCGCGGGCGGCGACGCCCTCCTCCGCGGCGGCGGCGAACCCCTCGGCGATCATTCGCTCGAAGCCCGCGGTCCCCGAGAGCGGCTCAACAAACTGCAGGTTGAGCTGCACGGGCCCAGCGGGCTGACCCCCTGGGCGCCCGAGTGCGGCGTTCAAGGCGCGGGCGGCGAGCGTATCCGGATCCTGATCGGGGGCGGGCGCGCCGCCAGCCGCGGGCGGATCGACGTCGAGCGACAGCCGCGCCGCGCGGCCGAACACGTCGAACTGCGAGGTCGTCTGGTTGCTGCGAGTGCCGCGGAGTGACGCGGGCCGGTCAGCGGTGAGCGCGATGAACGGGACCCTGCCCTCGTGCGCTTCGTAGGCCGCCGGCACGAGGTTCGCGACCGCCGTGCCGCTCGTCACGATGACGGGCGCGGGGTAGCCGGTCTCGCGGGCGATTCCGAGCGCGAAGAACGCGGCGGAGCGCTCGTCGACGCGAACGTGGAGGCGGATCGCGCCCGCCGACTCGGCGGCTGCGGCGGCGAGGGCGAGGGCCTGGGATCGGGATCCTGGGCAGACAACGACGTCAGCGACACCGCGGCGGATGAGCCCGGCGAGGAGCTCAACGGCAAAGATTGATGCGGGAGCGGGCCCCGTCATCAGCGTGACTTGTCCTGGCCCTGATCTGTGTCCTCGCTCGTCTGCGAGTCACCAGGCTTCTCGCCGGGGAACGTCTCGTTGTCGAGCTCCTTCAACCGGGCCTCGAGGTCGCGCAGTGAGTCGCGCTCGGCGTCAGAGAGCTGCCTGCCGGTGAACCGCGGGTCGTCGTCGGGGGCGAGGCGCTGCTGGGCGCCGGGCCCTGAGGTCGGGCTGCCCTTGCCGATCATCAGCCAGAGCACCGCGCCGATGACCGGCAGCAGCACGATGATGACGATCCATACCGGCTTGCTCACTCCGCGGGCGCGTGAGTGGTCGGTCATCGCGGCGTCCACCAGTGAATACAGGGTGAACGCGACGGCGATGACGGCACCGATAATGATGAACCTGACCATGCCCTTATGCTACCCGCCGAGCCTCAGCGAATGGAGTGAGAGTGCACAGCCTGCGCGGGTAGACTCGGCGCTGTGAGTGAACAACGCAAAGCCTGGACCACCTACATTGTGTTGCGCCTGCTGTTTTTCGCGGTGCCCTTTGCCGGGCTGTACGCGCTGGGTCTCGCGCTCGGCCTCACCATGACCGCGTCGGGCATTGTCGCGGCGGTTCTCGCGATGCTCATCGGCGTCTCGCTGTCGATCTTGCTCCTGTCGAAGCCCCGCGAGGAGGCGTCCGAGAGTATTTACGCGTGGCGCAACCGCGAGCGTACCGCTGACGACGTGGCTGAAGACGCTGTGCTCGACGGCGAAAGCGGCTCTAACTAGCGTCGGGTTCGGCTCGATACGGCGTGCCATTTTCTGCGGCACCGTCTTCTCCAGCGCCCTCGCGTGCGCGCTGTTCGCGGAGGAACTCCCGTGCCGTGTACTGCCGTGAGCGCTGACCGAAGTCGCGTGACGTCAGCCCGCTGATGAGCGACCCCGGGTCAATCTCGAGCACGCTAGCGATCCGAACAAGCGTTTCGGCCGAGGGGCTCTGCGTCCCGCGCTCGATCTTGCCAACGCTCGTGAGGCTGAGCTCTGAGAGGTGGCTCAGGTCTTCCATTGAGATGCCGAGCGCTTGCCTGGCCTCGCGAATGCGCAGTCCAATGGTCTTGGCGGCGGGTGAGTGGAGACGGGGCACCACACTAGGTTTCCCGGACCGTGTAGAAAACACCAGAACTCAAAAGCGCAGGCATAGAAGAACCCGGTACAAAAGTACACATTTGGTACCCGGGCGCCCGCGAGTGCGCGTGGGAGCGGGTGCAGTTTCCGCCCGGCGATCCTCGGGGTGTGCACGGGAAGCGCAGAATACACTTGAGTGATACTTCGCCGCTCCCTACCTATTGAAGGACGACAGCTCATCGTGACCAGCACTCCCGAAAGCACGCCGATCCGTATTCTGATCGGCTGTGACACCTTCTCGCCGGACGTGAATGGGGCGGCGCGCTTTGCGGAGCGCCTCGCGGCGGGACTCGTGCGCCGCGGCCACGACGTGCACGTTGCGGCCCCCTCGAAGAAGCACAAGACCGTCGGCGCGTTCCGCGAGACGATCGAGGGCGAGCAGATGACCGTGCACCGTATCGCCAGCTGGCGCTGGTACCCGCACGACTGGCTGCGGTTCGTGCTGCCCTGGCGCGCGCGTCACTACGTGAAGCAGATCCTTGACCAGGTGAAGCCCGACGTGATTCACATCCAGTCGCACATCGTGATCGGGCGGGCGCTCGCTCACGAGGGGGCGAAACGCGGAATCAGGATCGTGGCGACGAACCACGTCATGCCCGAGAACGTGCTCGACTTCACGCTGCTGCCAGAGCGTGCCAAGCGCCTCTTCGTGCGCTGGGGCTGGTACGACGCTGATCGCGTGCTGCGCCGCGCAGCAGCGATCACGACGCCGACGCGTCGCGCAGCCGACTTCCTCGAGCGCAACACCTACCGCCGCAGCGTGCTGCCGGTGAGCTGCGGCCTCAGGGCGAGCGATTACACGGCGATCGTCGGCCCGCGCGAGCACAACAAGCTCGTCTTCGTTGGTCGCGTCACGCTCGAGAAGGAGATCGACGTCATCATCAGGGCGCTCGCCCGCCTCGACGCGGACTTGAACGCGACACTGACGATCGTCGGCGACGGTGACCAGCGCAAGGCACTGGAGAAGCTCGTTGCCGAGCTTGGGCTGACTTCGCGCGTGCACTTCACCGGCCGCGTGAGCGACGAGGAGCTGCGCGGGCACCTCACGGATGCCGCGGTGTTCGTGATCGCCTCGATCGCCGAACTCCAGTCGATCGCGACGATGGAGGCGATGGCCTCCGGGCTACCCATCGTCGCGGCGGACGCGATGGCGCTGCCGCACCTCGTGCACCACGGCGAGAACGGCTACCTGTTCCAGGCGGGCAACGATCGCGAGCTCGCGGACGCGCTCACGAAGGTGCTCACGGCCGACCCGGCAGAGTACGAGCGGATGCAGCACGAATCGCTCACCGCTGTCCAGGCCCACGACATCGACCGCACGCTCGATACCTTCGAGTCCCTGTACCGGGGCACCCCAGTCGCATAGCGCGCGCTATGCACATCCTCATCGTCACTGATCAGCACCCCGACTCGCTCGGCGGGGTGCAGGTCGCGCTGCGCCTCCAGCGGCGCTTTCTGGAGCGCGCAGGCCACACCGTGAGTATCGCCGCGCCAGCGCTGCACCGGCGCGGCTACGAGCAGGCGGAGCAGGATCGCGGATCCCACATCAACCTCCCTTCGATGCCGATCACACAGGATCGGGAATACGGCCTCACCTGGCCTGGGAGGCGCAGTGACCGTGCGCTCGATCGCGCGCTCGCCGCGCGCGAGGCGGCCGGCGAGCCCCCGGTGGACCTCGTCCACATCCAGGGCGACTTCTGGGGCGCGATGATCGGGCTCCGGGCGGCCAAGCGGCACGCGCTTCCCGTCGTGTTCACGATGCACAACAACGTCGACGAGGGGACGCGCGCGGTCACGCCGCTTGCCCCGCTCGCGTTTGCGGGCCTGCGAGCGTGGCGGCTGGTCAGCGTTGGGCGGGTGCCGCGCGCCGAGCGCGAGCGGGTCTCCGCGAGCGACACGGGCGCCTGGCGCTACCTGGCCGAGCTCACCGCGGGTGCCGCGCTCGTCACAGCGCCCTCTGGGCACTTTGCGGCGGAGCTTGAACGGCACGGCGTTAGCCCGCTCGTAGGGGTGACGCAGGGCGGCGTCGACGACGAGCTCATCGCTGAGGTGCGGGCCGTGCCGCGCGCCAGCCGAGAGCGGCCCAAACTCGTCTGGCTCGGCCGCATGAGCGGGGAGAAGCGGGTGCTCGAGTTCGTCGAGGCCCTCGGGCGCTCGGGTGTGAATGCCGACGTCGCGCTGCACGGCGCCGGTCTCTTGCTCGCTCGCGTCGAGCGGCGGATCGAGGCGCTCGGCCTGGGCGACCGAGTGCGGGTCGCGGGGCCTGTGCCCTACGAAAAAGCACTCGCTGCGATGCGCGACGCCGACGCCCTCGTGCAGACGTCGATCGGGTTTGAGACCCAGGGGCTCACGCCGTACGAGGCGGCCGCTCTAGGAACGCCGACGGTGTTCTGCGATGCGAACATCGCTGAGGATCTGGCGGTCACCCCATCGTGGCTGGCTCCCGACGCGAGCGTGGATGCGCTCGCTGAGACGCTCAGGGTCGCGGTGGGCGAACTCGCGGAGCGCGCCGGTCAGCTCCGGGTGTCTCCGTCAGAGGGCGAGCGGTTGCTGCAGTCGACCAAGACGGCCGGGATGATCGCGCTCTACGAGCGCGTACTCGGGCGTTAGAAGCGCCAGGCGACGGCCTGGAAGCCGGCGGGCGGCTTCGGTACCCAAGAGTCATCTGCCTGGACGTAGCCCGAACCCGTCGGGTTGTTCGACTCGATGATTTTGTAGGTGCCATCGTCATTCACGCCCGTCACGAGCACGGTGTGCACGCCCGACACCCACGAGGTGGGGAACTGGAGGTGCTCGTACTGGATGACGTCGCCGGGCTGCGCCTCAGTCGGCGACAGGCGGAGTGCGCCGGCGTAGTTCGAGACGGGGTCGCCGCCGCCGGTCCAGGCGCCGCCACCTGCGCGGATCCAGCGCTGTGCGGAAACGATGCACTCGCCGGGGGCTCCCCAGCCGGTTGCGCGACTCGTGCCGATCTCGGCCGTCGCCGCCGCGATCGCGGCCGTGACGTCGAACCCGTGGGCTGCGGAACTGTGCGTGGTCTCGGACTCAGCAAGAACAGAGCTGATGGGCGCGAGCGGCGCGGTATCAGTGTCGGTGCTGAGGGCCTGCGTCGTGAGAGAGATTGTCGGTGCGGCAGCTGCCGCCGTGAAATCTTCAGTCTCGATTGCGCCGGCTGGGGCTGCTCCCAATGCGAAGGTCACAGCTGCGACGAGCGTGACCACAAAGGGTTTGGCGGGTGATGGCACTCAGAGACTCCAAAACGTTGATGATTGCGAGACCGGTGGGCCTGCAACCTTTCCAGTATGCGTTACTGTTCCGTTACATTCAAGCTTCGGAGGGGCTTTTCGTGCCGAATTGGGGTCGTTTTGCGGCGATCTGGGGATGGAGTTCGGCGTGATTTCAACGATTTTGCACGCTCTCCTGGCAATTTACTCCAAGTGAATTTGAGTCGCAGGTCGCGGCTGGGCCGCGTGGCGCGAGTTGCGCCGCGAACACGCTAGACTTGACGTCGTTGGTTCGGTTCGCCGTGCCGATAAGGAGGATTCGCCTAGCGGCCTATGGCGCACGCCTGGAACGCGTGTTGGGTTCACGCCCTCAGGGGTTCAAATCCCCTATCCTCCGCCACGAGAAACGCCCCTCACGAACGTGAGGGGCGTTTCGCATTTCGTGACGGCGCTTCCCGTGCCGCCGCAGAAACACAGGTGGGTTCCGCCCTCCGAAGAGTGCGGAACCCACCTGGTGCCGTTACGTCTCACACGTTCGCGGCCAGACCGCGGGGCCGTGAGAGCCGGTCGTGACTACGCCTTCCGGCGCGCGCCCACAACCATCAGGCCAACGAGTACGAGAAGTGCAGCGCTGCCGAGGAAGACAGGTGCGCTCGCCAAGCCGGTTGCAGCAATGGGGGAGTTTGCTGCGGGGGGAGTGTGCTGTTCAGCATTCGGCTTGTTCGTTGGTGGGGTGGTTGTGGGGGTCTTGGTGGTGCACTTTGGGGCATCGAGTGCGATCTTGATGGTCGCGGTGCGTCCGTCGGTCGCGAGGGTCCAGCCCTCGGCGGGCTTCAGGAAGGACCCCTGTTCTGCCGTTGCGGTGATAGTGACGGTCGAGCCGGCCTTCATGTCGCCAGCAACGGTGTAGGTGATGCCTGCGGTTTCTGCGGCGGTGACGTTCGGCGCGGTTGCCGACCCGTCTTCGGTGCAGAGAGCCTGAGTGACGGTCGGTGCGACCGGGGTGACGGGCTGGTCGCAGGCGACGTCCTTGAGCTCCACAACGAAGGTTGCGGTCTTCTTGTCCTCTGAGACGGTCCAGCCTTCGGCGGGCTTCAGGAACGACCCCTCTTCGGTGGTTGCGGTGATGGTGGCGGTCGAGCCGGCCTTCACATCGCCATCAATCCTGTAGGTAACACCTGCGGTTTCTGCGACGGTGACGGTCGGCGCGGTCGCTGACCCGTCCTCGGTGCAGACTGCCTGGGTGACGGTCGGTGCGACGGGAGCGACGGGCTGGTCGCAGGCGACGTCCTTGAGCTCCACAACGAAGGTTGCGGTCTTCTTGTCCTCTGAGACGGTCCAGCCTTCGGCAGGCTTCAGGGACGACCCCTCTTCGGCGGTTGCGGTGATGGTGGCGGTCGAGCCGGCCTTCACATCGCCAGCAACCGAGTACGTGACACCTGCGGTTTCTGCGACGGTGACGGTCGGCGCGGTCGCTGATCCGTCTTCGGTGCAGACTGCCTGGGTGACGGTCGGTGCGACGGGAGTCACGGGCTGGTCGCAGGCGACGTCCTTGAGCTCCACGGTGTAGGTTGCGGTCCTCTTGTCGTCCGAGATGGTCCAGCCTTCGGCAGCGGTGAGGGCGTAGCCCTTGTTCGCCGTGGCGGTGACGGTCACGGTTGAACCGGCCGTCACATCGCCACCAACCGAGTAGGTGATGCCTGTGGTGTCTGCCGGAGTGACAGTTGGGACGGTAGCTGACCCGGCCTCAGTGCAGGCGGCCTGGGCTACGGTCGGAGCGACCGGGGCGGCCTTCTCCTCCGGAGGCTGGTTGCCGTTACCGTCGCCGCCGGCACCGTCGCGGCGAACCTCGGAAGATACCTGTTGCGGGGCGTCGCTGTTGCCAGTGATGGTGGCGGAGTTCGTGAAGATGCCGTTCTCGCCTGGCAGCAGGTCGCTCGCGTAACGGAAGTAGATGTTCTCGCCGTTGTAGATGGCCGGCTCGCCCGGGTAGTTGCCGACAAGGGTGATCGAGATGCCGTGCTCGCCGAGGCGCGAGACCGAGTAGCGCTCCTTCCGAAGGGGCTGGCCGTCGCGGTAGCCCTCAACCGAGTCGAGGTCAATGTGCGAGCCCGCGCCGGGCGTATCCGTGATGGTCATCGTCGGATCGACTGGAGTCGCGGTGCCCGAGTTGAGGTAGACGACCCAGCCGAGCTGGCCCTTCGGAGTAACAGACCCCTGATCGTCGCTCAGCCACCAGCCGACCTTCGAGTTGCTCTGGCCGGTGCCGGCGGGGCCGTCGGGAAGCAGCGTGAGCGGAAGCGTCCACGAGCTCGTGCCGGTGAAGTGGAGGTTGTAGTCGGCGCCGTCGACGGTGTTCACGTTGTCGCGGTTCCACGAGAGGGAGAAGTAGGCACTTCCCTGAATGTCCTGCTTGCCGCGCACAAACTCGGCGAGGGTGAAGGTAGCGGTATTGCCACTCCACCTACCCTCAGCGACGACCTCGCCCGGGCTCCGCTCAAGGTCGAACTTTGCGGTGCTCGCGGGGCGAACCTCGGAGGGAAGCACGATGGTGAAGGTGTCGCCTGGCTGCGCCCCGTTCGGCACCGCCCAGTTGAATGACATGCGGATCTTTTCGCCGCTGCCCGCCGAGCTCTTATCGAGCTGTGCGTTGGTAATCGACACGTTGGTTGTGGCTGCGTTGGCTGCGGGCGCCGTGAAAACGGAGCCGAGGGTCAGCAGCGCGACGAGCAGCAGGCCGAGGACTCCGGGAGCCCCTAACCTGTCCCTGAGCGGTACCTTTGTGATTCTCAACATACTTCCTTAACTTCCAGTGGCAAGAGAGCCTGTGGGGGCGATTTCGGCGCGCGCGAGTGAAGCCCGCAAGCGGTGTTGCGGGCTCCGCGAGATGCTCTCTGCCGGCTGGCAAGTGCGCACTCCCCCTCAGTGCGGTCATCACTCTCGCACGCGCACCCGCCCGGCCGTGTCACATTCGCGAGGGTTTCACCCCTCGGATCACCCGGCGCCAGTTGTGATGGCGCAATCAGCCGATCGCTGGCGTAATCCCGCCAAATATTCGGCAGCCCGCGTGATTGCTAGGGAGCGGGAACGGGACGGCGGTGGGGTGCTCCCGCGGGCGGCCTCCCGCGCGCTGGGAAGACACCGAGACGGAGTATGCTCGCCTCAACACGCGGGAGGGGTAGCGCGCCGCGGGCCAGGGATCGAATGCGGGCCGGAAGCGCGACTTGGGGCGACGAGGAGCGATGATGGGGAGAGGCTGTACCTGCGCGGGGGTCTCTACGGACACGGCACGGGTCGTACAGCGCTTTCTCGCCGCCGCAGATAACGGGGATCACCGAACGGTGCGCGCTCTCGTGGAAGACCACGGGCTTGTGCTGTGTTTCTACGTCGACCCCGCTCGCCTGCTGCGGGCGCTGGACGCGGCCGTCGCGGCCGACCCGGCGCACAGCGACACCGCGCAGGTGCTGCAGCTCTTCCTTTCGCCGCCCAAGACGCAGCGGCTGCGCCTGGCCCCGGTAGCCGACGGCGTCGGCGAGCGCGCGTCTGCCGCGCTGTCGGCCAAGGCGTACCTCATGTACATGCTTGACCTCCGGCTGAAGGGGCGCCCCAAGGAGGCCCTGCAATACAGCCGGGGGCTTCGCGAGGGGGCCGCGATTATCCATCCGTTGCGCGACGTGTGCGACGGATGGCCGCAGTTCATCGCCGTTCAGCAAGGGGTCACCGCGATGCTCGCGGGCGACTTCACGGCCGCACTCACGAGCTTTCAGGAAGCCCAGATGCGAGCGACCATGCCCGGGCTCGAGTTTCTGCACCGCGAGGCACTCGTCAGAGCGGCACTGATCCACGCGACGTTTGGCGATCCCGGTATGGCGGCCAGCCTGGTAGGTCGCGCCGCCTCGATCCCGCGCACCGCGAGCTGGGCGGAGGCCTCGCTCGACGCGACGGTCGCGCTCGTCACGGTCATGATAGAAGAGGATCCGGTCGTTGGCATCCGTATGCTCGCCGAGCTCGACCAGTCACGCATCGGGGAGATGTGGCCGTTCTTTATCCACGCCGAGTACCGCGTTCTTGAGGCGGCAGGCGCGCACTCACGTGTCGCACGCAGGCTTGAGGAGCTCGCGCAGCTGCCGTTCGCGCGAACGGACGGGCAGGGCTACTCGGGGAGCGTGCTGAGCCTCGCCGAAGCGTCCCGCCGCATCGTCACCGGCGCGTTGCGCCAGGCCAAAGTCCCGTTGGCGCGGGCCGATCAGAGCGTCGTGCTGACGCGGGTAATGAGCGCGCTGCTCGAAGCCCAGACCGGCACTGCGCAGAAGGCCATCGCGCTTGCCAGGGAGATCAGGCAGCACACGGTGCACCTGCGCCGGATGGAGATCTGGCGAGTGTCGATCCTTTCCGGCGCCTACCTCGCGCAGGGCGACGAAGCGCGCGCTGTGAACGCGCTTCAAGAGGTCGGCCAGCTCGGGCGGCCAATCGATGAGCACGAGGCAGCGTACTTCTCGGCCGAGCTGAGGGCCCTCGGCGAACAGCACGTTCCCGGGTGGCCGGTGCTCGCGGACGTGGCGGCAACGTACATGGACCGGCTCCCGAACCAGGGAGAGCTACTCACGGGGCGGGAGCTCGAAGTGCTGCGGTTGCTCGCGCGTGGCCTGTCGCGCCAGGAGATCAGCGACACGCTTTTCGTGACGCTGAACACGCTCAAGAGTCAGCTGCGATCGGTCTACCGAAAGCTCGGAGCGTCGTCGAGGGAAGAAGCGCTGCGGAGCGCGACATCGCGGGGCCTTATCTGAGTCGTAGATTTCTGACAGTCTAAGCATCGCGAACACGGGGTTCCCAGACACAGTTCGACAACAAATTAGCGCGATCCAGTCCGGCTATGGAGCCGGATAGATACTCTGACTACATCCGGAGTCGCGTAGCTCGCTACACTCGGCTTCGAGGTTTCAAAGATCAGATACCCCACCCTTCCTATAAGGAGGAATCGATGAAGATTCGCTACGCACTCCCAGCCCTTGCCGCAGCTGCGGCGCTCGTGCTCACGGGCTGCACGAACAACGCCGCTGAGGAGGGTGGAGGGGAAGCCCCCGAAGCCACGTCGACGATCAAAGTCGATGACGCTGCGGCGGCGCTCCTGCCCAAGGAGCTCCGTGATTCGGGCAAGATCGTGATCGGCACCGACGCCGAGTACCCGCCGAACGAGTACAAGAACGACAAGGGCGAACCGATTGGTTGGGGCGTCGACCTCGCCAACGCGGTCGCCGCGAAGCTCGGGCTCACCCCTGAGTGGGAGATCCTCGGCTTTGACAGCATCATCCCGCGCATCCAGGAGGGCGTCGTGAACCTCGGCTCCTCGTCGTTCACGGACACCATCGAGCGCCAGAAGTCGGTCGACTTCGTGAACTTCCTGAACGCGGGCAGCCTGTGGGTCGCCCCCACCGGGTCTGACGTGAACCCCGACGACGCATGCGGCCTCACGATCGCGGTGCAGGCAACGACGGTGCAGCACACCGACGAGTTGCCCCGCCGCGACGCAGAGTGCAAGGCCGCGGGCAAGCCCGGCATCGAGATCTTGCCATTCGACGGCCAGCCCGAGGTGACTAACGCGGTCGTCAACGGCATGGCTGACGCTTTCTCCGCAGACCTGCCCGTCTCGGGTGACGCCGTCGCAAAGACCGGCGGTCAGCTCGAAGCGATCGGCGAGGTCTTCGACGCGGCGCCCTACGGCTTCGCGACTGAGAAGGGCAGCGACGTGACGAAGGCCGTGCAGGCCGCGCTGCAGTCGCTCATGGACGATGGCACCTACCTCGAGATCCTCAAGGGCGCGGGCATCGAGTCGGGTGCGCTCGACAAGGCGACGATTAACGCAGGCGAGAACTAAACAGTTCGATTGAGGTGGGGTGCGCAAGCACTGCGCGCCCCACCCCCAGGCACGAGGAAGTACCTGTATGTCCCACCCCGTAAGTGATGCCGAAGAACGGCACGCTGAACCCGAAGCGATCCGAGCGATCAGGCGAAAGCACCCCTGGCGGGTCATCTTCGCAGTTCTGCTCGTACTGATCGCAGGCGTCTTTATCTACGACGCGGCGTTTAACCGGCCGGTGTTTGCATGGCCCGAGGTCGGCAAATACCTGTTCGACACCCGAATCATCGGGGCGATCGGGTACACGCTGCAGCTGACTGTGTACTCGATGGTCATCGCGATTGTGCTCGGTGTGTTGCTCGCGGTGATGCGGCAGTCGCCCAACCCGGTGGTGAAGGCCGTGTCGTGGGTGTACCTGTGGATCTTCCGCGGGACGCCCGTGTACGTGCAGCTCACGTTCTGGGGGCTCGTGCCGGTGATTTACAAGACCGTCTCGCTCGGGATCCCGTTTACCGAGGCGGTGGTGACGTTCACTACGAAGGATCTGCTGTCGTACTACACGCTCGCGATTATCGGCCTCGCGCTGAACGAGGCGGCCTATATGGCCGAGATTGTGCGTGCTGGTCTGCTCGCGGTGGATAAGGGGCAAGACGAGGCCGCAACGGCACTCGGCCTTGGCTGGTGGCACACGATGACCCGTGTCGTGCTCCCGCAGGCGATGCGCGTGATCATCCCGCCGACGGGCAATGAGGTGATCTCGATGCTGAAGACGACGTCGCTGGTCGCGGCGGTGCCGTTCATCGGCGAGCTCTTCACGCGGCAGCGCGACATTGCGGCCGTCACCTACCAGCCCGTCCCGATGCTCATTGTTGCGTCGGTCTGGTACCTCGTCATTACGTCGATTCTGATGGTCGGTCAGTACTACCTTGAGAAGCACTTCGCGAAGGGCATCGGGCAGCGGCCAGACGTGCAGCGGCCGAGCGTCGCAACCGAGACAATCACCGTTGTCGGCGAGCTCGACACGGAGTACCCGACATACACCGAGGCCGACGGGCGAACGAGCATCGTGCCCCCGCATTCGGGCACAGGGGGAGGCGGACGATGACCGAAACACTCACAACCACGCCGATGGTGAAAGCTGAGGCGGTCTCTAAGTCGTACGGCTCGAACGAGGTGTTGAAGTCGATCTCGCTCGAGGTCGCCCGCGGCGAGGTCCTCTGCCTCGTTGGCCCCTCCGGGTCGGGAAAGTCAACGTTTCTGCGCTGCATCAACCACCTCGAAACGATCAACGCCGGCAGGCTCTCGGTTGATGGTGAGCTCGTCGGGTACCGGCAGCACGGCGACAAGATCTACGAGATGCACCCGAAAGAGGCCGCGAAGCAGCGGCGCGACATCGGCATGGTGTTCCAACGCTTCAACCTCTTCCCGCATAAGACGGCGCTTGAGAACGTCATGATGGCGCCGACGCTCCTGAAGAAGGGCTCGAAGGCCGCGCTGCAGTCGCGCGCCATGGAGTTGCTCGCGCGGGTGGGGCTTGCCGACCGCCACGACTACTACCCGGCGCACCTGTCGGGCGGGCAGCAGCAGCGCGTCGCGATCGCACGCGCGCTCGCGATGGATCCGAAGCTCATGCTGTTCGATGAGCCGACGAGCGCGCTCGACCCGGAGCTCGTGGGCGAGGTCCTTGACGTAATGAAGGGGCTTGCCGAGAGCGGGATGACGATGATCGTGGTGACGCACGAGATGGGCTTCGCGAAGCAGGTCGCTGACAAGCTCGTGTTCATGGACGGCGGCGTGGTCGTCGAATCTGGGGACCCCGTCGAGGTGCTCACGAACCCGCAGCGCGAGCGCACGAAGGCGTTCCTCTCCAAGGTGCTCTAGTCTCCCGCGCAGACTGGGGCGAAGACAGCGAAACGGCCGGCGATCCTGCTCGAAAGGATCGCCGGCCGTTTGCGTGCGCGACGGTGGCTAGGAGTTCACGCCCAGGTCGCGTTTGATCTTCGTCGTCGAGACGCCCTCGGTGCGGTCGAGGTAGACGACGTTGCAGTAGGGGGTGAGGATCTCGAAGCGTTCGTCACCCTCCCAGTCGCCGCCCATCACGACCGTGTCGATCTCGTACTTGCGCACGTCCTCAATCTTCTGATCCCACGAGTCTTCAGGGATCACGAGGTCGACGTAGCGCACGGCCTC
Encoded here:
- the menD gene encoding 2-succinyl-5-enolpyruvyl-6-hydroxy-3-cyclohexene-1-carboxylic-acid synthase; the protein is MTGPAPASIFAVELLAGLIRRGVADVVVCPGSRSQALALAAAAAESAGAIRLHVRVDERSAAFFALGIARETGYPAPVIVTSGTAVANLVPAAYEAHEGRVPFIALTADRPASLRGTRSNQTTSQFDVFGRAARLSLDVDPPAAGGAPAPDQDPDTLAARALNAALGRPGGQPAGPVQLNLQFVEPLSGTAGFERMIAEGFAAAAEEGVAARDERTRSALEAAELSAPELSATEPAAGYVHGDDALTVVVAGAGAGDEAEAFARDAGLPLLAEVVSGSRYGREAIASYATLIDDAEVGGLVERAVVFGHPTLTRQIPALLKREDVEVIVVDPHAGDHYDPTASARVVRAATVGPGHDPRAHRRWLGAWVTADRALQQARSTVHEPDLEAARETGYKERNAYARAEVAVKKENVTRELLVESVWRATWPHDRLVIAASRLVRVLDGLAPARKLAVHANRGLAGIDGTVATAHGIAAASQTDPDPARAAGTTRVIIGDLALLHDAGSLLLPEVPELRPRLQLIVGNDGGGTIFDGLEVAGTTAAADFERVMRTPRKADLRALAGAYGWEYQLVETRGDLERLLTTPVTGPTLVEVPLT
- a CDS encoding PLD nuclease N-terminal domain-containing protein; amino-acid sequence: MVRFIIIGAVIAVAFTLYSLVDAAMTDHSRARGVSKPVWIVIIVLLPVIGAVLWLMIGKGSPTSGPGAQQRLAPDDDPRFTGRQLSDAERDSLRDLEARLKELDNETFPGEKPGDSQTSEDTDQGQDKSR
- a CDS encoding DUF4229 domain-containing protein; translation: MSEQRKAWTTYIVLRLLFFAVPFAGLYALGLALGLTMTASGIVAAVLAMLIGVSLSILLLSKPREEASESIYAWRNRERTADDVAEDAVLDGESGSN
- a CDS encoding helix-turn-helix domain-containing protein; protein product: MPRLHSPAAKTIGLRIREARQALGISMEDLSHLSELSLTSVGKIERGTQSPSAETLVRIASVLEIDPGSLISGLTSRDFGQRSRQYTAREFLREQRAREGAGEDGAAENGTPYRAEPDAS
- a CDS encoding glycosyltransferase gives rise to the protein MTSTPESTPIRILIGCDTFSPDVNGAARFAERLAAGLVRRGHDVHVAAPSKKHKTVGAFRETIEGEQMTVHRIASWRWYPHDWLRFVLPWRARHYVKQILDQVKPDVIHIQSHIVIGRALAHEGAKRGIRIVATNHVMPENVLDFTLLPERAKRLFVRWGWYDADRVLRRAAAITTPTRRAADFLERNTYRRSVLPVSCGLRASDYTAIVGPREHNKLVFVGRVTLEKEIDVIIRALARLDADLNATLTIVGDGDQRKALEKLVAELGLTSRVHFTGRVSDEELRGHLTDAAVFVIASIAELQSIATMEAMASGLPIVAADAMALPHLVHHGENGYLFQAGNDRELADALTKVLTADPAEYERMQHESLTAVQAHDIDRTLDTFESLYRGTPVA
- a CDS encoding glycosyltransferase, whose translation is MHILIVTDQHPDSLGGVQVALRLQRRFLERAGHTVSIAAPALHRRGYEQAEQDRGSHINLPSMPITQDREYGLTWPGRRSDRALDRALAAREAAGEPPVDLVHIQGDFWGAMIGLRAAKRHALPVVFTMHNNVDEGTRAVTPLAPLAFAGLRAWRLVSVGRVPRAERERVSASDTGAWRYLAELTAGAALVTAPSGHFAAELERHGVSPLVGVTQGGVDDELIAEVRAVPRASRERPKLVWLGRMSGEKRVLEFVEALGRSGVNADVALHGAGLLLARVERRIEALGLGDRVRVAGPVPYEKALAAMRDADALVQTSIGFETQGLTPYEAAALGTPTVFCDANIAEDLAVTPSWLAPDASVDALAETLRVAVGELAERAGQLRVSPSEGERLLQSTKTAGMIALYERVLGR